One window from the genome of Salvia miltiorrhiza cultivar Shanhuang (shh) chromosome 7, IMPLAD_Smil_shh, whole genome shotgun sequence encodes:
- the LOC130993275 gene encoding cellulose synthase-like protein D2 gives MLEMASKPFETSRSDLSAISDVLDSHNSKPPLPPQTRVTFARRTSSGRYVSYSRDDLDSELGSSDFLNYTVQIPPTPDNQPSNPVAHKVEEQYVSNSLFTGGFNSITRAHLMDKVIDSDANHPQMAGVKGSSCAINGCDGKVMCDEKGDDILPCECDFKICRDCYIDVLKTGDGACPGCKDQYKTTDLDEAMENWMSLPQLPGPGERSKKMERRLSLVKSTKSSLLMKSQTGDFDHNRWLFETKGTYGYGNAIWPNENGFGNDKEGDMFEPAELMNKPWRPLTRKLKIPAAIISPYRLLVAVRMVVLGLFLTWRIGHPNTDAVWLWGMSIVCEIWFAFSWVLDQLPKLCPINRATDLNVLKEKFETHDSSNPTGKSDLPGIDVFVSTADPEKEPPLVTANTILSILAVDYPVEKLACYVSDDGGALLTFEAMAEAASFANIWVPFCRKHNIEPRNPESYFNLKKDPYKNKILKDFVKDRRRVKREYDEFKVRINGLPDSIRRRSDAYHAREELQAMKEQRMKKEDEPVEVVKIKKATWMADGTHWPGTWLNPTLEHTKGDHAGIIQVMLKPPSDEPLCGDGEEYRLIDLTNVDIRLPMLVYVSREKRTGYDHNKKAGAMNSLVRASAIMSNGAFILNLDCDHYIYNSQAMREGMCFMMDRGGDRICYVQFPQRFEGIDPSDRYANRNTVFFDGNMRALDGLQGPVYVGTGCLFRRTALYGFDPPRAKEHSASFFSSCCGPRRKHAVVAHTPEENKSLRMGDYSDDEEMNLSLAPKMFGNSNVLIDSIPVAEYQGRPLADHPSVKNGRPPGALTIPRDLLDASTVAEAISVISCWYEDKTEWGQRVGWIYGSVTEDVVTGYRMHNRGWKSVYCVTKRDAFRGTAPINLTDRLHQVLRWATGSVEIFFSRNNALLASSRMKVLQRIAYLNVGIYPFTSIFLIVYCFLPALSLFSGQFIVQTLNVTFLIYLLIITVTLCALAVLEVKWSGIELEEWWRNEQFWLIGGTSAHLAAVFQGLLKIFAGVEISFTLTSKSGGDDEEDEFADLYVVKWTSLMIPPIVIIMVNLIAIAVGISRTIYSMIPQWSRLLGGVFFSFWVLAHLYPFAKGLMGRRGRTPTIVYVWSGLIAITISLLWVAINPPAGTNQIGGSFQFP, from the exons ATGCTTGAAATGGCATCAAAACCATTTGAAACGAGCAGATCGGATCTATCAGCCATATCTGATGTACTGGACTCACACAACAGTAAGCCTCCATTGCCTCCACAAACGCGGGTGACATTTGCACGAAGGACTTCCTCAGGCCGTTATGTGAGCTACTCGAGGGATGATCTTGATAGCGAGCTTGGCAGCAGTGACTTCCTCAACTACACGGTGCAGATACCCCCAACCCCTGATAACCAACCTAGCAATCCTGTTGCACACAAGGTTGAGGAGCAGTATGTGTCCAACTCCCTCTTCACGGGCGGATTCAACAGCATCACGAGGGCACATTTGATGGATAAAGTGATTGACTCGGATGCTAACCATCCACAGATGGCCGGTGTGAAGGGATCATCTTGTGCAATCAATGGTTGTGATGGGAAGGTAATGTGTGATGAGAAGGGGGACGACATCCTCCCGTGTGAGTGTGATTTCAAGATATGTCGGGACTGTTACATAGATGTGCTCAAGACAGGAGATGGGGCATGCCCTGGTTGCAAAGACCAGTACAAGACTACAGATTTGGATGAAGCAATGGAGAACTGGATGTCTCTGCCTCAATTACCTGGACCAGGTGAGAGGTCGAAGAAAATGGAGAGAAGGTTGTCGTTGGTTAAGTCAACTAAATCGTCATTGTTGATGAAAAGCCAGACTGGAGACTTTGATCACAACAGGTGGTTGTTTGAGACCAAGGGCACCTATGGTTATGGCAACGCTATATGGCCTAACGAGAATGGCTTTGGTAACGACAAGGAAGGCGACATGTTTGAGCCTGCTGAGTTGATGAACAAACCATGGAGGCCGCTTACACGGAAACTCAAGATCCCTGCAGCTATCATAAGCCCATACCG GCTTCTAGTGGCTGTTCGaatggttgttctcgggctttTCTTGACATGGAGAATCGGCCATCCCAACACCGATGCAGTCTGGCTTTGGGGGATGTCTATAGTATGTGAGATATGGTTTGCATTTTCTTGGGTTCTTGACCAACTACCAAAGCTCTGCCCTATAAACCGTGCAACTGATCTCAATGTATTGAAGGAAAAATTCGAAACACATGATTCAAGCAATCCTACGGGAAAGTCGGACCTCCCGGGCATTGATGTTTTTGTCTCTACAGCAGATCCAGAGAAGGAGCCGCCCCTCGTCACTGCTAACACCATATTATCCATTTTAGCTGTTGATTATCCTGTAGAAAAGCTTGCATGTTATGTCTCCGATGATGGAGGAGCGCTTCTGACGTTCGAGGCCATGGCAGAAGCAGCAAGTTTTGCAAATATATGGGTTCCATTTTGTCGAAAACACAACATTGAGCCTAGAAATCCGGAGTCTTACTTCAATCTGAAGAAGGATCCTTACAAGAACAAGATTCTTAAGGACTTTGTCAAAGACCGAAGACGAGTGAAGCGTGAGTACGATGAGTTTAAGGTTCGGATCAACGGGCTGCCAGACTCTATCCGACGCCGCTCTGATGCTTATCATGCTAGGGAAGAACTTCAAGCCATGAAAGAACAGAGGATGAAGAAAGAAGATGAGCCTGTAGAGGTTGTTAAGATCAAGAAAGCTACATGGATGGCAGATGGAACGCATTGGCCTGGCACTTGGTTAAATCCTACACTTGAGCACACAAAGGGTGACCATGCCGGGATAATACag GTGATGCTGAAACCTCCAAGTGATGAGCCACTTTGTGGGGATGGTGAAGAGTACAGGTTGATTGACCTGACTAACGTTGATATTCGTCTTCCCATGCTCGTATACGTCTCTCGTGAGAAGCGGACTGGCTATGACCACAACAAGAAAGCGGGTGCAATGAACTCTCTAGTTCGAGCTTCAGCAATCATGTCTAATGGTGCATTCATTCTCAACCTTGATTGTGATCACTACATCTACAACTCCCAAGCTATGAGAGAAGGGATGTGTTTCATGATGGATAGAGGTGGCGATAGAATCTGCTATGTTCAGTTCCCACAAAGATTTGAAGGCATTGATCCATCTGATCGATATGCCAATAGAAACACCGTGTTTTTTGATGGAAACATGCGAGCTCTAGATGGGCTACAAGGTCCAGTCTATGTTGGAACGGGGTGTCTCTTTAGGCGAACTGCCCTTTATGGCTTTGATCCGCCTCGTGCTAAGGAGCATAGCGCGagcttcttcagctcttgttgTGGCCCACGCAGGAAGCACGCTGTCGTGGCTCATACACCAGAAGAAAACAAGTCTTTGAGAATGGGGGATTACTCTGATGATGAAGAGATGAATCTTTCGCTTGCTCCGAAGATGTTTGGCAATTCAAATGTGCTCATTGATTCTATCCCAGTGGCCGAGTACCAAGGTCGCCCGTTGGCCGACCATCCATCTGTGAAGAACGGGCGCCCCCCTGGCGCTCTCACCATCCCCCGAGACCTCCTCGATGCATCAACCGTGGCAGAAGCAATAAGCGTCATCTCATGCTGGTATGAAGACAAGACGGAATGGGGGCAGCGCGTGGGTTGGATCTACGGCTCTGTCACGGAGGATGTGGTCACGGGGTACCGAATGCATAACAGAGGATGGAAATCGGTATACTGCGTGACGAAACGCGACGCCTTCCGTGGGACGGCCCCTATCAACCTGACAGACAGGCTCCACCAGGTCCTCCGTTGGGCCACTGGCTCAGTGGAGATATTTTTCTCGAGGAATAATGCATTGCTAGCGAGCTCAAGAATGAAGGTACTTCAGAGGATTGCATACCTCAATGTAGGAATCTACCCTTTCACCTCAATCTTCCTGATCGTCTACTGCTTTCTCCCGGCGCTCTCCCTCTTCTCCGGGCAGTTCATCGTCCAGACGTTGAACGTGACGTTCCTCATCTACCTTCTGATCATCACGGTGACGTTGTGCGCACTGGCGGTGCTGGAGGTGAAGTGGTCGGGCATTGAGCTGGAAGAGTGGTGGAGAAACGAGCAGTTCTGGCTAATTGGAGGGACTAGTGCACACTTAGCTGCAGTGTTCCAAGGCCTGCTGAAGATCTTCGCAGGGGTGGAGATCTCATTCACGCTAACGTCCAAATCAGGAGGGGATGACGAGGAGGACGAGTTTGCTGATCTATACGTGGTGAAATGGACGTCCCTGATGATCCCTCCGATTGTGATCATAATGGTGAACCTGATTGCTATAGCAGTAGGGATTAGTAGGACTATATACAGCATGATACCGCAATGGAGTCGTCTATTGGGAGGAGTTTTCTTTAGTTTTTGGGTGTTGGCACATCTCTACCCCTTTGCCAAAGGGCTCATGGGGAGAAGGGGGAGAACTCCGACTATCGTCTATGTCTGGTCTGGCCTCATTGCTATCACCATATCTCTGCTTTGGGTGGCCATCAACCCCCCTGCAGGGACTAACCAGATTGGTGGCTCCTTTCAGTTTCCTTAG
- the LOC130993277 gene encoding FAS1 domain-containing protein SELMODRAFT_448915-like, whose amino-acid sequence MALFLVLTIFSMSVSLCTSMNQDMISATKEMQKANYFTFVMLLNMAPPDAFNGNITFLMPNDRSLAAISAGGVASVLDFLLRQSIPSPLLLDHLNHFPTGSMIPASKPGFMFKVSNDGRKRFFLSNVRITSPNICTKGNSVRCHGIDGVAEPAMVPLPDIPPTTTPTCVTPVDRLPPPIAASSPSAVAQVSRQKSSSCSIMVVDLVTILAVMMISVYPLFV is encoded by the coding sequence ATGGCACTATTTCTTGTCCTAACAATATTCTCAATGTCAGTCTCATTATGCACCTCCATGAACCAAGACATGATCAGTGCCACAAAAGAAATGCAGAAAGCCAACTACTTCACATTCGTAATGCTCCTAAACATGGCGCCGCCCGATGCATTCAACGGAAACATCACATTTTTGATGCCCAACGATAGAAGCCTCGCGGCCATTAGTGCAGGCGGCGTAGCATCTGTGCTTGACTTCCTGCTCCGACAATCCATCCCCTCGCCGCTTCTCCTCGACCACCTCAACCACTTCCCCACGGGGTCCATGATCCCAGCCTCAAAGCCTGGGTTCATGTTTAAGGTTAGTAATGACGGCAGGAAACGTTTCTTCCTTAGCAATGTTAGGATCACTAGCCCCAACATCTGCACTAAAGGAAATTCCGTTAGGTGTCACGGCATTGATGGAGTGGCGGAGCCTGCAATGGTTCCGCTGCCTGATATACCTCCCACCACCACGCCTACTTGTGTCACCCCTGTTGATCGTCTCCCACCACCTATTGCAGCTTCGTCGCCATCAGCTGTAGCACAAGTTAGTCGCCAAAAATCTTCGAGTTGTAGTATAATGGTTGTTGATTTGGTAACGATATTGGCAGTGATGATGATATCTGTATATCCTTTGTTTGTGTAG
- the LOC130993276 gene encoding TOM1-like protein 1: MSDNLKEKVNQLGERLKIGGSEVGQKLSAGMSSMSFKMKEFFQGPSQTDSLIEEATAETLDEPDWATNLELCDMISNERVNSVEFIRGIKKRFMCKSPRVQYLTLMLLETFVNNCERAFSEVAAERVLDEMVKLIEDPLTVINNRNKALILIETWGQPSNELRYLPVYQETCKSLIARGIRFPRRDIENLSNLFTPPRSVAGSDSLELCHEIPAQRFSAEQTKEAFDVARNSIELLNSVLSSSPAEDILLDDLTITLARQCRESQYTVQMIIETAGDNEALLFEALHVNDEIQKVLSKYEDMKKSLVPQEPQPVAVEPDDLAGAEEEEALIRKQHNDRSGVRGRSSNLMDDLDNMIFGKTSSSSSEAPKEKQPTKDDPVAN, from the exons ATGAGTGACAATTTGAAGGAAAAAGTGAATCAATTAGGCGAGCGGTTGAAGATTGGGGGGTCTGAGGTGGGGCAAAAACTTAGTGCTGGAATGAGCTCGATGAGTTTCAAAATGAAGGAATTTTTCCAAGGCCCTAGTCAGACAGACAGTCTGATTGAGGAAGCCACGGCTGAGACTCTGGATGAGCCTGATTGGGCCACCAATCTCGAACTCTGCGACATGATCAGCAATGAAAGGGTTAACAGTGTGGAGTTCATTAGGGGCATAAAGAAAAGATTTATGTGCAAGAGCCCTCGGGTTCAGTACTTGACTCTGATGTTGCTTGAGACCTTCGTGAACAACTGCGAGAGGGCATTCTCTGAGGTCGCAGCTGAGAGGGTGCTTGATGAGATGGTGAAGTTGATCGAGGACCCTCTCACAGTGATCAATAATCGGAACAAGGCTTTGATATTGATTGAAACGTGGGGACAACCTTCAAACGAGTTGCGTTATTTGCCTGTCTATCAAGAGACTTGCAAG AGTTTGATAGCAAGGGGAATAAGGTTCCCTCGTCGCGATATTGAGAATCTCAGTAATTTATTTACTCCTCCAAGGTCAGTGGCAGGTTCTGACTCCCTAGAACTTTGTCATGAAATCCCTGCACAAAGATTTTCAGCTGAACAGACGAAGGAAGCATTCGATGTGGCAAGAAATAGTATAGAGCTTCTGAACTCTGTTTTATCATCTTCCCCAGCGGAGGATATTCTTCTG GATGATCTGACGATCACCCTTGCAAGGCAATGTCGCGAGTCTCAGTACACTGTTCAGATGATCATTGAAACTGCGGGGGATAATGAGGCGCTGCTATTCGAAGCACTGCATGTGAATGATGAGATTCAAAAAGTTCTATCTAAATATGAAGACATGAAAAAATCTTTGGTGCCTCAGGAACCACAGCCGGTGGCTGTCGAACCTGATGATTTAGCTGGTGCAGAGGAAGAGGAAGCTTTGATCAGAAAACAACACAATGATCGGAGTGGAGTCCGTGGAAGGAGCAGCAACTTGATGGATGATCTCGATAACATGATTTTCGGAAAGACGTCTAGTAGCTCATCAGAAGCACCAAAAGAAAAGCAGCCTACAAAAGATGATCCCGTTGCCAATTGA